A region of the Roseobacter denitrificans OCh 114 genome:
AATGACTGTGCCGAGCGGATCGGTGGCGCCGTCAAACACCCCGAAAACCACGCCCGGCACCGCGAGTGGAACGTCATCGCCCGGTGCAGAACCGTCGCGGTATTTCGATCTGTTGAAAACCTCCAGTTTCATGATGCCCTTCAGAGAAATGCGTTGTCGCGGTCTTCGGTGAAGCGGAAAACCAGATAGACGCAAACACCCGTACACAGCAGCAACACCGTCGAAAGCGCGGCTGCGAGGCCGAATTCACCGTCGAGAACGGCAAGGTATATAGAGACGGGCATCGTGATTGTACCCGCGTCATAGAGGATCAACGTACCGGACAACTCGTTGATGGCCGTGATGAAACCCATAAGGGAGCCCACAATAAGCCCCGGCAGGATCAAGGGGATTGTGATCTTCAAGAAAGCACTCAGTGGTGGCGCACCGAGGTTGATGGCCGCTTCTTCCATGGAGGGTTTGATTTGCCGCAGGCTCGATGTCGTTGATCGCACGCCGTAGGGCAATCGCCGGATGAAATAAAGCAGGATCAAAAACCACGCCGCGCTCATCCCACCCATGAAACCAGAGCGGAAGGTGGTGACGAAGCCAATGGCCATGACCACGCCGGGGATCAGGTAGGGGACCATCATCAGAAAGTCGATTGTGCCGGATGCTGTGGTTTCGCGCCGGACGATCACGTAGCTGATCAGGGCCGAGAACATGGTGATCAGGATCACGGCTGCGATGGCAAACACGAAGCTGTTGGTGATCGCATCGGGAGCTGTGCGCAGGATACGTTCGTAGCTTTCAAAACCATAGCCGCCGACAAAGACCGGGCCGTTGGTTTTCAGGAAGGACGTATAAACGACCACGAGCGTTGGCAGCATCGCGATGAGGACAACACCGTGGCAAAAGCTGTGCACCGCGATGTTGCGCCACCCGGTGAGTCTGGCTTTCACAGGCAGGTTGGTGAGGCTGCTGGCATAACGCCGTTTTGCCAGAATGCGTCTTTGTGCCAAAAGCGCCAGCATCGAGATGATGATCATGATCATGGAGACGGTGACCGCCATGGTCGGCAGACCGCCGAGTTCCGAGCGGTACGCCGCAAATGCGATGGTAGAAAGCGTGCGAAAGCCGCGCCCCAAGATCGCAGGGGTACCAAAATCCGCAATGGACAGCACGAAACAGATGATCGCTCCGGTGCTGATCGCCGGAAAAACCAAGGGCAGTGTGATTTTGGTAAAGCGTTGCCATGGTGTGCATCCAAGACTTTCTGCGGCGTCCTCGAAGGACTTGTTGACCGCCATCAGCGCTGTTTGCGTCATGAGAAAGACGAAGGGAAAAAACTTGAGGGTAAAGACAAGGATGATGCCATGTGCGCCGTAGATCGTCGGTGTCTCGATCCCGATGGCTTCGAAAAAATTGGTGATAAACCCATTTGCCCCCAGCATCATGATCCACGCATAGGCCCCGATGAAGGGAGGCGCGACAAGGACAAGGATGGCCAGCGTTGAGATCCACGCCCGCCCCCTGAGGTGAAACCGCGCCGTGAAAAAAGCAAGCGGGATGCCGATGAGGCATGCGCCCAAAGTGCCGAGGACGCCGACAAACAGGGTATTTTTCAACCCGTTGAGATAGTAATTTCGCGTAAATACCTCAACGTAGTTGCCAAACGTCCATTCAAGCGTGTCCGCATCCACAAAGGACAGCATCAGCACGCGCACAATGGGTAAAAGCAATAACACGACCAGAACGGCGAGTATCACGCCGGTAACGACCGTCCAGAAATCGCAACGCCGGATAAACCCCGTCATGTAATGCGCCCGCCGCATTCGGGGGCCTCGAAAAAGGCGAGGTCACTGCGTTTTGCGCAGATGGTGACCGGGCTGCCCGGCGCAAGCGCGATAATGGCCGGGTCGGGGCGCGCAAGGGACTTCACGGTTTCGCCTTGCTCGGTGGTAGCGATGACTTCCATCTCTCGCCCGACAAAGCTGACATCGGACAGTCTTGCAGGCACGGCGATTTCCGTCTCGGTGGCGGCGACGGTGCCGGGTGTGACGCGCAGGGTTTCGGGGCGGATGGCGCACACGATTTCCTGTATGGCCTGCTGCGCCCCCAGGACGGTGGCCCCTCCAGATGTCAGCGCATATTGGCTGTCCGATTTTGTGAGCGTCAGAAAATTGTTGCCCCCCACAAACGTGGCCACGAACTTGTTGGCCGGCCGCAGATAGATGTCGAGCGGGCTTGCCGCCTGTTGGATCACACCTTGGTACATCACGCAGACGGTGTCGGACATTGCGAGCGCTTCTTCCTGGTCATGGGTGACATAGACCGTCGTGATGCCCAGATCGCGCTGGATCCGGCGCAGTTCAGCGCGCAGATCCACCCGCAGGCGCGCATCAAGGTTGGAGAGCGGTTCGTCCATCAGCAGAACCTTGGGCCGGATCACAATGGCCCGCGCGAGGCCCACGCGCTGTTGTTGTCCGCCTGAAAGCTCGTGCGGCATGCGATCGGCGAATGCCCCGAGTTGCACAACCTCAAGCACCTCATTGACGCGCTTGGTGATCTCGGATGCAGCGACCTTGCGTTGTTTCAGGCCGAATGCCACGTTTTCGCGCACACTTATGTGTGGAAAGATCGCATAATCCTGAAAGACCATGCCAACGTCGCGGCGGTGCGCGGGCAAGCCCTCTATGGACTTCCCGTCGATGACTATCTGGCCCGCGTTCTGATCATGAAAGCCGGCAATTGTCCGCAAAAGCGTAGTTTTTCCGCAACCCGACGGGCCGAGCAGGGTAAAGAAAGACCCCGACGGAATTGATATATTGATGTCGGATAGCGCAACCACGTCGCCATACAGCTTGCGCAGGCCGGTAATTTCAACAGAGGCCATTCAGTGTACCTATCCTGTAGGAGATGCCGGGCGCACATCAGGACGCCCGGCGCTGTAAATCACTGAACGTCAAGCACCATGTCTTGCCATTCTTCCACCAGCCGCGCGCGGTTTTCCGCAGCCCATGCGCTGTCATAGCCCACCGAGTTCACTTCGGCCAAAGGCAGCAATGCCGGGTTGGAATCGACATCGGAGCGGACGGGGCGACGGCCCTGTTCCGCCACAACGACCTGCGCTTCCTTCGACATCATGAAGTCGAGGAACGCTTTGGCGTTGTCCGCGTTCGGTGCACCGGCGACAAGCGCCATGGCGTCGGGCGCAATGGCCGTGCCTTCGGATGGATAGACGATTTCAACGGGTCCGCCGCCCTCGACATAGCGCAGGGCAGCGTCTTCGAGGGTAACGCCCACGGCCAATTCACCGTCATTCACAAAACGTGGCACGGCACCGGAACTGTCGGACAAAACAAAATTCGACAGCATGCCCTCATAGATGCTCCAGCCGGCGACTTCGTCTTCAAACGCCTGCAGGACTGTGGCCAACTGGATATAGGCGGACCCAGAGGCTTCAGCACGCGCAGATGAAACCATGTCATCATACATCGGATCGGCGAGGGCTGCCCAACTGTCGGGGACCGGCTTGCCGTCAAGTTCGCCCTCGTTGACGATAAGAACCATCACAACGGCGGTGAATGGCGACCACATGTCGCTTTGCTTCATACCTTCTGCGAGCATGTCGGAACCTGCGGCATCATATGCTTCAAACAGGGTCGGATTGAAGTCGATGACAGTACCGTCAACACTCCATAGAACATCCGCCACAGGCGCGCCTGCCTCGGCGGTCAGGCGGTTGAGCAGCTCTCCGGAGCCTGCCTTGATGATTTCGACAGATGTGCCGGTCTGTTCCTCGAACATGGGCACAAGCGCGTCTATGAAGTTCTGCGGCACGGCGGTGTAGACTGTCACGCTGCCTTCCGCTGTTGCCATTGATGCACCCATGCCAAGTGCTGCTGCGATGGACAATGCCCGAATAGTTCTTTTCATATGACCTCCCACAAGTCTTTGATTTTGGCGTCGCACTCTGGAGAATAAAGCCCGGGACCGTGAATATCGCAATCAAAATTCTTGAATACGTCAATGGATCACATCGCGCGTCAGGCATGACGTGCGCGGTGTTCAAGTGAAAGAGGGGCTTTGATCTCGGCACATGTTCGCAATGACGGCCTTTTTTATGACGGTTTTCGCCTGCGGCGCGTGACCCGGTCGACGCGCGTTTGGTGAGGATTCGCCCAAAGGCGGGCGGCGCATCGTGTCATGGCGCCAGTTCCCAAACATCCGGTGCAGAGGGTCTGCCCGTCGCGCAGAGTGACCTGCAGTTTTGTTGCGGGACCACCCCCTCTCCCCCGGCAATTCACGCCGCTGACGCAGGTCGAGGGTTTGAGCCCGGGGCGCGTTTGCTCTAATGGCGGTGATGTTGAAAAGGCCCAACGTACAGCGTTCCACTGGGTGGCGGCGCTGGTTTTGCGATGCACTGCAACTGGGGATGGACTGCCCGATTTGGGAGGCCCAAAAGGCGATGACCCCGACGTTTAGTGCGAGATTTTGCACGAAACATGTCGGGTCCATCTGTGGCAGGTTCAAACGAAGATGAAGTCTTCTGCGGTCAGGTTCTCGACAGCATCAAGCGTGATGTTCAGACGATCGCCACCGCCGAAATCGAACGTTGCGTTCTCGGCTTGTCCGGCATCCTGTGTCGATGTCAGCGCACCAAGGAAATCATCGAGGCTGTCAATGCCGTCAACACCGATCTGCAGAACATCGTCGCCCAGCAAATCGAAGTTGCGAATCTGGTCAAAGCCGTCGCCTTCGTTAAAGATGAAGACATCGTCGCCCTGCCCTCCATCAAGGACATCGCTGCCTTTACCACCTGCCAGTACATCATCACCATCACCGCCAGTCAGACGGTCGCGACCATCATTTCCGTTGATCACATCATCGCCCGTGCCACCACGCAAGAAGTCACGACCCTCAGAACCTTCGATGGTTTGCGCAGGCTCGGGCGCGGGGCTGCGGTCGATTTGCTCTGTTCCTCCTGTTATGACGACACTGGATTCCGTGGGCCTCCCGACATCGCCCGCACCTTGTCCAACAACCAGTTCGGCATTTTCCGGCACGTCGCCTTGGACAACGGGCCCATTCTCGCCCTGCGTGAGGCGGATGATATTGCTCGAGACTGTCGAGGCTGTCATTTCGGCGGCTTGCTCGACAACGGGGGCTGGCGCGGTGACGTCTTCGGCAACCGGCGCAAGGGCGCCTTGGCCCTGACCGACCTGAAGAACTGCATTGTCGGGGAGATCGCCTTCGATCAAAGGACCGTTCTCGCCCTGCGTGACGCGAATGATACCCTCGTCATCCGCGCGCTCAGAAACGTCGTCGCCCCGACGTATTGTCAACGTCTGCTCACTGTTGTTTGTGACAATCTGTGCTGCGCGCGCGTCTTGCTCGCCCTGCAGCCGCTCAATGAGGGCACGGAAATCTGCAAAGGAATTCGAGAAACTAAACATCGGGGTCTCCAGTATGTTTTTCTTTGGATTAAAGTGAAATGTCTTGAGGACGACTTTGTTAAATCCGCGAACGCTCAATGAGTAAAATCACGTATGATCGTGAAGAGGTGATCAGGCAAAATGAATAATTTCGGCGCGTAGGTGTGCGCTGGGATTTGCGGTGATTGAATTTGAAATCAATATGTTGTCTTCCCATCCATGCGACCCGAAGCCCAAACGCAAAACACCGACGGCTTTCGACCGTCGGTGTTTTCCAACCCGTATTTTGGGCGCGCTACCCCTTGGCGTTAAAGATCAGTCGCAACGATACAGGGCTGACCCGCGTAATCCCGTCGAGGTCGGCGAGTTGCTGCAAAGTGTCGATGCCCGCATCTATCTCTGCGTCCTCCGTAGAAAGCATCACCATACCATTGGTATCGACCAGCACCTGGGTTTCGCTGATGCGCATGACAAAGAAATTAGCCTCCAGCTCGTTCTCAATGCCCAGCAGGCTGAGCGTGCCATAGGTATTGATATTGGTGCTGCCGCCGATGGGCAGAGCCTTCAATTCCGCCATGTCGATCTGGGCCGTTATGGTGGCGTCAGGCGCATTGTTGAACACGAATTCGATCATGCGTTCGTTGCGGATGTCTATATTGGTCTCAACCGAGCCCAATCCCAGTTTGATTGTGACAGTGCCGTCTTCGGAAACAGTCCCGCTGGTTTTGCCAAAGGAATGGGACTCGCCCGCATAGTCGTTCTTGATTGAACCGAACGACACATTCGACAATGCTGGGTCCAGCACCCAGCTTCTTGGCATGTCTGTGGCCAAAGCCTGTGTTCCCATCGGGCCAAGTGTTGCCGCCATGGCCACTGCTGCGATCAGTGATTTGAAATTGTGCATTTGGGGTTCCTCCCGTAGTTTTTTTAAAAAGGCCGGTCATCATCGCGGCTGTGAGGCAAACACACGGGGAGCGGAATTTATTCACTCTGCAGGAAACAGAAAACGCGGCGTTGAGGCGGTCAGTGCCGGTTTGCCCGATCTGTTCCCGCGTCTGTGGCGGTTCTGCATGGTGCTGACCAAAGCCACCGACCGCGCCGATGATCTGGCACAAAAAACGTGCGAACGTGCGTTGGCGAATGCTGAAAAGTTTAATGTAGGAACGGATCTGGACCGTTGGCTTTTTACAATTGCGCGGCGGATTTGGCTCAATGATATCCGTGCGGACAAGGTGTGTTTGGGCGCGGGCGTCGTTCCCGTGGAAGAAATCGACGTTCCGAATAACAACCCTCACGTTGACGTGAATATTCTTGCAGGTGAAGTGTTAAACATTGTGCAGGCCTTGCCCGAGGGCCAGCGCGTGACCATTTTTCTGGTCTATGTTGAGGGGTACTCCTACCGCGAGGCGGCGGAGATGCTCGACATTCCGATTGGTACGGTCATGAGCCGACTTGCCGGTGCACGAAAGACAATTGTAGCCAGAACAGCCGCTCAGGAGCCTATAGGATGAGTAATGTGAACGCCTCTGTCACCGATGAAGAGCTGACCGCATATCTCGATGGTGAATTGCCACCTGAAAAACATGCTGCCGTTGAAGCCGCTTTGCGAGACAACCCATCGGTACAAGAGCGGCTTGAGGGGCTGAGGCTCCCCGACGGGTTGCTTGGGCAGGCTTTTGATCTGGACGCACTTGGTGGACCGGCGATGCCGGCGGCATTGCACGAAAAGATTAAGTCCACCGCCGCGCCCTCATCGGCAAACACCAACAAGGCCCCACGCATTATCTGGCCCGCAACACTGGCCGCATCTTTCGCGCTGGGGATGCTGGTGATGAGCACGCTGCGCCCTGGCCCCGATGCGAACTGGGTGGATATAGTGGCCTCTTATCAGGCGCTTTACGTGACCGAGACTTTGGCGGGTGCGCCTCAATCGCGCGAGATGACGTACAGCGTTCTGAAGCGGGCGCAGGACGAGTTCGGCGTTGATCTTGAGGGCGTGTTGGAGATTGAGGGTCTGACCTTCAAGCGCGCACAAATGCTCTCGCTTGACGGCGCACCGTTGATCCAGATGGCCTATCTGGATGCGCAGGGTCAGCCTTTTGCTTTTTGCCTGACCCCTCAGAAGGCGGATGACCGCGGTAATCAAACCCGCATGTCTTTCGATCTGGCCACGTCCAGCTGGGTGGAAGACGGCATCGGCTATGTTCTTGTGGGGGGACAGGATGATGCCCTGACCCGTGCGATAGCCACCCGGTTTCGTCGTGCAATCTGATCGCGGCCTTTTGCCTTGAGGACCGGGCGCCAGTCACATTTTGCTGTTTTTTCAAAACAGGTTCGCAGCCTGACTGAATTGCATCAGATGTGCTGTCATGCCGCTTCGCTTATTCGCCCACCAGCACGTGTCCGGAGAAACTCCCTTTTGAGCCGCACGTGACATCCCGGTCAGCGCGGGAAGGAAGCGGCAGCGCCTGTCCGCGATGACGATCTTCCAGACGAAAAACCACCAAGTGAGTTAGGAAACCCCGAAGTGCGTTTTGGACAGATGTGTTCGGGGCCTATTTCCGAAGAGTCGAACCCGTACCACCGCCGTTTTTTCGGCCCCAGAAGCGATCACTGGCCGTTATATGCCCGCAAAATGGTCGATTTAGCTCGAAAATGGCCGGGAATTGCTTGCCGCCATAATAATTGTGGACCCAAGCAATAAATGGCCATCATCAGCGCCTAAATCATTGAAATTTCGTAGTCCAAGCTGAGCATCGGCGGAAGACTTGACCATTTCGCAAGGTTAACTTGACCATTCACATCGTCAAAAAGCCAAAGGGCCAAATGCATAGGGCCCATTATGTTAAGTTTCGGGACCGCCCCGCTCAGGCCGTCAAGAACGCAAAAGGGCCGCCCGAAAAGGGCGGCCTCCTACATGAGATCTTGTTGCTTTGATCAGCCGGGCTCAATCCCGCGAAGATCGCTGATGCGATAAATGTCGGTCCCAAAATTCGCCCAGTCAAAAACAGGTTTGATACCCTTGGCCTTTAAGATGCGTCTCAACTCAAAACGCCGTATCTCAAGCCGTTCAAGGATCGGTGCCAAGCTGTTGTAGATCGACCCGAACCTTTCAACATCACGCAGCGGCACCCGCGCAAACTGATGGTCCGTTGAACTGGTGATCGTCTTCATTTTCAACGGCGCACTGGGGTCTTTGCACAGCTTCAAAACAGCTTCGAGCGGCAAGCGCAGTTTGCCAGCAACTTCCAGCGGCTCGAGCCCAACAGTGTCAACTTTGAGCACCCATGTCTTGATCTGCGCAGGATCGAAACGTAGTGCGGCAATGCCGGCTTCGCCTTCGATCCGAACCGTGTCCGTCAAAGCCCCCGCGAGCAAAAGGTGCATAAAGCTGCCTGTCGGGGTTTTGGCCTTCTCGGCCGCTTTGATCAGCGGCACATGCCCCGCCGGCGTGGCGACAACCGTCGGGACAAGTTGCTCAATTTGGGCCAAGAGTTTCTTCACATCTGCCCGATCAACGGCTTTGGACGTGTGCCCTTTTGACTGCGCTGAACGTCCCGCGATCGGCTGGAGGATGCGGTCAGAGACCACTTGGTAGGCGACATTGCGCGTTGTGTTCAATGCGGTGGGCAGCTCTTTGAGGTAAATGACGCGCTGGATTTTCTCGGCAATGCGGCGCCCGGTTTCGGCGTCAACCGTCATGTGCTGTGCGTTTTTCGCATTGGGCAAAAGACCCGCAGTTACCAGCGCATTCTGGACCAATCGTGTGTCGAGGCCCGCCTTACTCGCCAAAGATGCCGCAGTGTGACGGCGACGCTCGGCAAGCGGCTCGCCCAGCACCTTTGTGCCTGCGGACAGTGCGAAGTTTTCGAAAATGAACTCCCTCATGATGTCTGTGATCGGACCGCGATCCTTGACGGCGCGCTTTGCGGACAGCGACGTGTACAGCGGGCCGAAGATTTTCTGGGGGCCCGGACGCGCCGCCGTGTACTCAAACGACGCAAAGATCTGCTCGAGCGCTTGCTGCACAACCGCCTCCCCTTTGGAGGTGTAGGCATAACCGGCGCGCCCCGCCTCGTGCCAATCGTCCTCGTTGAGCGTGTCGAGAGAGACGCCCGTGCCAAACGCCACCACCGCGCCCAGCATTTCCGTTGCCCACTGAGCCTGTTCAATGCTCTGGCTGTCCAGCCAAGCCGGCCCGACGGCGCCATCTAAACGGTTAATAACGTAGTCCTGCAATTCAGAGACGGGGCGAGTGGTTTGCCCGTCGATCAATTGAGCGAGCGCTGCGCCTTGTTCTTTGACCCGCAGCCCCAATTGGACAAGCTCATCCTCATGGTGCTCCTTTGAAAGCCTCACGATAGGCAGCCCGTGCTGAGGACAGGTTTTCACGACGTCCAGCGCCCAGAACCACCGATGGCGCCGTGCAACTGCGGGATCTGGGTGACTGGCGTCATCATCGTGTAAGCAAAGCGGGCAGAAAGCCACCCGAGGGCGCACGAAGAACTCCGCAGACAACGCCTCGCCGCGTAGCCTATAGGCTCGTTTCCCCGTCCGAACTGCTGCATTCGCTGACACCTGGTCGAAGTCGGACCCAGTTGTCGTGCAAAGCTTATCAATCGCTTCTGGCTCTCCTGCGACCAAACTCATTGGCGCAATGCCAATATCGGGCAAAAAAGGGGTAACTGTCCCGCCTGTATGAAAAGCTGCCGCACGTGCCGTGCAGGAAAGTGCGCTCTCTTTTGGGCCAAAGGACAGAATTGGACGAAGAACTTCCATTTTACTTTTCCTCTCTTCAACGCAGTTATCCAAATGCCAAGCGTTCCATGTCGACATGCGACCAACGGTTCGTCAGAAATACATTCTGGGACAGATCGCACGCTGTCTGAGCCCCGAAAACCTCCACAAAGTGCTCGCTTGTCAGCGACGTGGCGCCCGTATCCAGCGCAACCTCAATGGCATCAATCACCGTCTCGATGATCAGACCAAAACGGCCTCGGCAGGCGTGTAGCAATCGACCGACCAGATCATTTCGCGGTGGCACCTCCAGCCCAGCGCGCTGGTAGAAACGTTCGAGAATTGTCCAGATCTGGTCGCCGTCAGGCGCTTCAGAAAGATCAGTCAGAAGCATTTTGCGCATCCGGCGAGTGATTTGGCGATCGGTATGGGTGATCTGTTCGAGCTCCTCTACACCACTGAGGACAACGACGACTGACGCATCTCCCTACATTAAGTTCTTGATAGTATTGAGAATATGCCTCGTCGTGGCCGGCCCTTTTGTGCGGAACAAGTCTTGAGCTTCGTCGATCCACAGCAAAACTGTCCCCTTCAGACGGAAGCGGTGCCGCACGATGCGCCAAATTTCATGTTCGCTGATGCTGCGCTGATTTTCGATGCGGTAACCCAGCTTGTCCAAAACCTCGATCCCCAACGATTTCATTGTGACATTGCTGGGAACCTCAACAGAGATCCAAGGCTGGATATCTGGGCTGACCGTTTGCAAAATGTCGAGATTGGACAACACATGCCGGATCAAAGTTGTCTTGCCGCTGCCTGTTTTGGCCACGACCATCAGCCCGCGCGTCTCACACGTTGCAGTAAAGTGCTTTGGCTGCGCGATAAGCTCTCCGTCCGGACCGCGCTGCAAAAGATCCTTGAGGGCAGTCTCAAAGGCAGCATCACGACCTGATGGCACATAGAGGCGACGCAGATCGAACCACGGTGTTGCGGCGGTATGATCGACAAGATTTTCCATTTATTTCTCCCCAAAGGTCCAATCATCACTACTCGCCGAGCGGCGATGTGAAGGACGTGGGGTCGGTTCTGGTGTGACAGAAACATCATTTTTGTGACGTGATACGCTCTTGTCGTCCAAGAGACTTACATCAGCCGGTTGTTCAAGTGCAGGTGCAGTTGGTAGATCGAGGCCAAAGCCGTCTGTTGATGGTTGTTCGTCTGCAGGGTCCTGATTCACCGAGAGTCCAATGGAAAGTTCCGCCTCAATCTGCTCGACCTTTTGCTTGGTCCATTTCTGAACCTGCAGCCCAGCACGCTCCATCGCGTCCTTGTTCACTCTTTCAATCTCGGCAAGAGCCTTGCGAACAACGTCAAAGTGGACGGTTTCTCGTTCCTTGTACTGCGTGCGCAGAGCTCTACGGGTCAGATCCCAGTGCAAGGCCGAAACACCGTTGAAAGCGCCTCCGACATTTGGAACCTCGTGCCACTCAATGCCAATCTGCACGAAGATCGAACCAAGGTCGGCGGGATGCCAGCGCAGCTTCACAACAGCCTTTTCGTCGCGCAGTAGCAGCGACGCCAACACATTGTTATGGTAGCGAATACCCATTACGGTGATGCCTGTGGGCTTAAGCCGCCGCTCTGTTTCTTGACCGAAAGCAAGAGCGCGGGTTTTCCGATCCGGCGCCGGACGAACACCGAACTGATTGACAAGTCGGTTCCAGACATCGATTGGTGCTTCGCCACCTAATCCTTGATGCGGTTTGCGATGGTAGATGTCGACAATCCATCGTGTCAGTACATCGCAGAACTCGTTTACACTGAGGGCGGCCTCTTTAGTGGGGTCTCTGTCGCCCCTGGTCACAACGTCATGGAAAGTTCGGCCGCTCAATCGCGGCAAGAGGTTTATCGAAACGGTGCGGAACAATCGTTCGATTACGCCCTTCATCTGCGGTTTGCCGGCAGGGCAATGTTCGATACGGCAACCGACACTGTCCATCGCAAAGTGCGAAGCAGCACTGATATTGTAATTTGCGCAATCGGTTATGATCAGTTCAGGCGTACCATACATATGCCAAGGCGAAAGGGCACCCACAGCATCTGAATACACCCCCTTATCTTGCATAATCATTTCGATGGTTTGCAAGGCGCTGTCCGTGCTACCAACTGGGGAAATACATAGCCCCACGATACATTTCGTTGCTGTGCAGATAGCGACTGTGATCAGCACCCGCAGAGATTTACGGTCCAAACCAAGAGCAGCACGCTCTTCAGGCGTTATCGCACTGAAGAAGTCGCTCTCCTCTAAAAGAGTGATCAAATCAGCGGTCCACTCGTCCTTTTCTATTCTTTGAAGCGGTCTTGTCGCGCCGACACCGACAGAAACGGACGCGAATTTGCGACGAGCTGTCTCTAAGCCTTCGCGCGCCAGACAAACTTCGAAATCGTCAAGTTCGCCGATTGCAAGCCGGACCGCTTCTCTGCAGGGTGGATTCAGTTTAGACAAGCCAGACTTGATGCGATCTTCTTTTAACTCATCAATTGCACAACGGACATTTTGATAGATTGTCTCCTTTGTCGGCCTATTGGGGTCCAGATAACCCTGGACGCACCGATTTAGGGCGGCCAAGACCTCTGCTGCAAGGCGGCGTCGAGTATTGCCCCTGCGGTGAGATGCGCCGCAAAGGCCGGAAATGCCAAACCGATCATAGGCTTCTTTCCAGCGAAAAAGAGACTTTGAACTGAACTCGGGACAAACGAGCGTCTTATCTCCTTGCTCTTGTAAAATCTTACCCGCCGCCACTTGAATTTTTCTTTGTTCTCGTCGAT
Encoded here:
- a CDS encoding TniQ family protein; translation: MEVLRPILSFGPKESALSCTARAAAFHTGGTVTPFLPDIGIAPMSLVAGEPEAIDKLCTTTGSDFDQVSANAAVRTGKRAYRLRGEALSAEFFVRPRVAFCPLCLHDDDASHPDPAVARRHRWFWALDVVKTCPQHGLPIVRLSKEHHEDELVQLGLRVKEQGAALAQLIDGQTTRPVSELQDYVINRLDGAVGPAWLDSQSIEQAQWATEMLGAVVAFGTGVSLDTLNEDDWHEAGRAGYAYTSKGEAVVQQALEQIFASFEYTAARPGPQKIFGPLYTSLSAKRAVKDRGPITDIMREFIFENFALSAGTKVLGEPLAERRRHTAASLASKAGLDTRLVQNALVTAGLLPNAKNAQHMTVDAETGRRIAEKIQRVIYLKELPTALNTTRNVAYQVVSDRILQPIAGRSAQSKGHTSKAVDRADVKKLLAQIEQLVPTVVATPAGHVPLIKAAEKAKTPTGSFMHLLLAGALTDTVRIEGEAGIAALRFDPAQIKTWVLKVDTVGLEPLEVAGKLRLPLEAVLKLCKDPSAPLKMKTITSSTDHQFARVPLRDVERFGSIYNSLAPILERLEIRRFELRRILKAKGIKPVFDWANFGTDIYRISDLRGIEPG
- a CDS encoding TniB family NTP-binding protein, giving the protein MENLVDHTAATPWFDLRRLYVPSGRDAAFETALKDLLQRGPDGELIAQPKHFTATCETRGLMVVAKTGSGKTTLIRHVLSNLDILQTVSPDIQPWISVEVPSNVTMKSLGIEVLDKLGYRIENQRSISEHEIWRIVRHRFRLKGTVLLWIDEAQDLFRTKGPATTRHILNTIKNLM
- a CDS encoding Mu transposase C-terminal domain-containing protein; amino-acid sequence: MAALNRCVQGYLDPNRPTKETIYQNVRCAIDELKEDRIKSGLSKLNPPCREAVRLAIGELDDFEVCLAREGLETARRKFASVSVGVGATRPLQRIEKDEWTADLITLLEESDFFSAITPEERAALGLDRKSLRVLITVAICTATKCIVGLCISPVGSTDSALQTIEMIMQDKGVYSDAVGALSPWHMYGTPELIITDCANYNISAASHFAMDSVGCRIEHCPAGKPQMKGVIERLFRTVSINLLPRLSGRTFHDVVTRGDRDPTKEAALSVNEFCDVLTRWIVDIYHRKPHQGLGGEAPIDVWNRLVNQFGVRPAPDRKTRALAFGQETERRLKPTGITVMGIRYHNNVLASLLLRDEKAVVKLRWHPADLGSIFVQIGIEWHEVPNVGGAFNGVSALHWDLTRRALRTQYKERETVHFDVVRKALAEIERVNKDAMERAGLQVQKWTKQKVEQIEAELSIGLSVNQDPADEQPSTDGFGLDLPTAPALEQPADVSLLDDKSVSRHKNDVSVTPEPTPRPSHRRSASSDDWTFGEK